Part of the Cereibacter sphaeroides 2.4.1 genome, CTGCCTCGCCTGCTCCACCCATGTCCTGTCGCCGGACGGCCAGGAACTCACCACCGTCAAGGTCCGCTGAGGGAGAAGACCATGAAGAAACTGCTCGCCATTCTCGTCCTCTCGGCCGCGGCCTCCCCGGCGCTGGCCCATACCGGCCACGGCGATGCGTCCGGCTTCGCCCACGGGCTCCTGCACCCGATCCTCGGGCCCGACCATCTGCTCGCCATGCTGGGCGTGGGGATCTGGTCGGGCATCGCGCTTCCGCGCCATCTCTGGGGGGGCGCTGCGACCTTCCTTGCGGCCATGACGGTGGGCGCGGCGCTCTCGTGGGCGGGCGTGGGCATCCCGATGGTCGAGACCTGGATCGTGGGCTCGGTCGTCCTGGCCGGGCTGCTCGTCGCCACCGCCCGTGCGGGTCAGGCGCGGCTCGTGACCGGCCTCTCGCTCGGCGCCATCGCGACCTTCGCGGCCTGCCACGGCCATGCCCATGCGACCGAGGCCACGGGCGCCATCGGCGCCTATCTCGCGGGCTTTCTCATCGCCACCGCGGGCCTCCATGCCGCGGGCATCGGCGTGGCCCTCGCCACCGCGCGCGGCGGGCGGATCCTGCAGGGGGCGCTCGGCGCGGCGCTCGCCGGGTCCGGCCTCCTTCTGATGGCGGGGTGAGGCCATGGACACCGAGATCGTCACGATCCACGTCCCGAACCCGAACGCCCCCCCCCGCTCGAAGCCTCGCGCAAGACCGGGACGGCGCGGCCCGAGGATATCGAGAGCATCTTCTACAAGACCTCGGTCTATGTCTACGAAGTGCCGGTGCGGCTCTGGCACTGGCTGAATGCCGCGATGATCTTCATCCTGATCGGCTCGGGATACCTGATCGCCCGGCCGCTTCCGACCATGGAGATGGCCGAGGCGACCGACCAGTTCGTCTTCGGCTACATCCGCTTCGCCCATTTCGCGGCCGGACAGGTGCTGACCGTGGCCTTCGCGGCGCGGATCCTGTGGGCCTTCTTCGGCAACGTCCATTCGCGGCAGATGTTCAAGCTGCCGGTCTGGAACCTGCGCTGGATCCGCGAGCTGATCTACGAGCTGAAATGGTATCTCTTCCTCGTGCCCGAGCCGCGGAAATACGTCGGCCACAACCCTCTGGCCCATGCCGCGATGTTCTTCTTCATCACGCTCGGCATGAGTTTCATGATCGTCACGGGCTTCGCGCTCTATGCCGAGGGCGCCGGTCAGGGCTCGGTCTACGACACCCTCTTCGGCTGGGTGCTGGGGCTGGTCGGCAACAGCCAGCGGCTGCACACGCTGCACCATCTGGGCATGTGGTCGATCGTGGTCTTCACCATCATCCACATCTATGCCGCCGTCCGCGAGGACATCATGTCCCGGCAGTCGATGATCTCGACCATCGTCTCGGGCTGGCGGACCTTCAAGGACGACCGCGTGGAATAGGTCGACCCAAGGAGAATCTTTGGGCTCCGGAGGGGCGCGGCGCAACGCCGCGCCCTTCTGCATTCTGCAACGCTTAAAACCACTGCCACGCCGGGACTGGAAGGTGAGCTTCCACTTCCAGGCTCTTCCATGGCCGTTTCAGGAGGAATTAACCGTTTACTGCCAAGGGCCTGCCAAAATGTCGCGGCAGGGTCGCATTTCCGGCTTCTTCCGAAAACTGCAAACCATATTGTCGAAGCACGGCCGGGGCGAAAAGCCCGTTGCCAGCAGCGGTCAGGAGGGAGGGACCAATGCCAGCATCTCCACCCGCAAGGGTGCTCATTCTCGGTATCGGCAACGTGCTGTGGGCAGACGAGGGATTCGGCCCCCGCTGCATCGAGATCCTTGCCGAGAGCCACGCCTTCCCCTCGCAGGTCAAGCTGCTCGACGGCGGCACGCAGGGCCTCTACCTGCTGCCCTTCCTCGAAGAGGCCGACGCCCTCCTCGTGTTCGACGCGGTCGATTACGGTCTCGTGCCCGGCACGCTGATGATCGCGCGCGACGACGAAGTGCCCGCCTTCATGGGCGCCAAGAAGATGAGCCTGCACCAGACCGGCTTTCAGGACGTGCTGGCCACGGCCCAGCTTCTCGGGCGCTGCCCGGCGCGGCTGACGCTGATCGGCTGCCAGCCCGAGGAGCTGGAGGATTACGGCGGCTCGCTGCGCCCGGTCGTGGCGGCCCAGATCGCACCGGCGATCGGCCTCGCGCTGGCCGAGCTCGCCCACTGGGGCGTGACCCCGCTGCCCGGCCGCAGCCCGGCCGAAGGGCTCGCCGATCCGTCGCTGCGCCGGGACGCCTACGAGAC contains:
- a CDS encoding HupE/UreJ family protein, which codes for MKKLLAILVLSAAASPALAHTGHGDASGFAHGLLHPILGPDHLLAMLGVGIWSGIALPRHLWGGAATFLAAMTVGAALSWAGVGIPMVETWIVGSVVLAGLLVATARAGQARLVTGLSLGAIATFAACHGHAHATEATGAIGAYLAGFLIATAGLHAAGIGVALATARGGRILQGALGAALAGSGLLLMAG
- a CDS encoding HyaD/HybD family hydrogenase maturation endopeptidase, giving the protein MPASPPARVLILGIGNVLWADEGFGPRCIEILAESHAFPSQVKLLDGGTQGLYLLPFLEEADALLVFDAVDYGLVPGTLMIARDDEVPAFMGAKKMSLHQTGFQDVLATAQLLGRCPARLTLIGCQPEELEDYGGSLRPVVAAQIAPAIGLALAELAHWGVTPLPGRSPAEGLADPSLRRDAYETGRPGPDEACRTGDARFFPEPC